One region of Armigeres subalbatus isolate Guangzhou_Male chromosome 3, GZ_Asu_2, whole genome shotgun sequence genomic DNA includes:
- the LOC134219992 gene encoding elongation of very long chain fatty acids protein AAEL008004-like, whose product MAFVIRSLYNYYQEAFYDAQDPRTIGFLLMDPPWLSFAICAVYLYFVLNLGPKLMANRKPLDLRKPLMVYNILQVIANIYLAYFGTKVMIEINLTFDCRPVDRSTSQVALREVQLVHRYYLLKLADLVDTVFFILRKKHNQVSFLHVYHHAMMVMAPFFYARNYPGGHGSLLGLANTYVHAVMYFYFFLSVWRPNWTKDLRWKKCVTIFQMIQFVAMAFWFGRPALLEYDCGIPRYWFWAGTIQSIFMFAMFADFYIKAYGVKKVNKKE is encoded by the exons ATGGCTTTCGTTATAAGATCCCTATATAATTACTACCAAGAAGCTTTTTATGATGCGCAAG ATCCTCGAACTATCGGATTTCTACTGATGGATCCACCGTGGTTATCGTTTGCTATTTGTGCAGTATATCTGTACTTTGTGTTGAATTTAGGGCCTAAGCTGATGGCTAATCGCAAACCGTTGGATCTTCGAAAACCCCTAATGGTGTATAACATCCTGCAAGTTATTGCAAATATCTATTTGGCGTACTTT GGTACCAAGGTAATGATAGAGATAAACTTAACTTTTGATTGTCGACCCGTTGATCGATCTACCAGTCAAGTCGCACTGAGGGAAGTTCAATTGGTTCATCGGTATTACCTACTGAAACTGGCCGATCTTGTGGACACG GTATTCTTCATTCTCCGTAAGAAGCACAACCAGGTATCATTTTTGCACGTGTACCACCACGCCATGATGGTAATGGCTCCGTTTTTCTATGCTCGAAACTATCCTGGAGGACATGGTTCGCTTCTAGGGCTTGCTAACACCTACGTTCATGCGGTCATGTATTTCTACTTCTTCCTGTCGGTGTGGCGTCCGAACTGGACCAAAGATCTACGCTGGAAGAAATGTGTTACCATCTTCCAGATGATACAGTTTGTGGCGATGGCGTTTTGGTTTGGCCGACCCGCTTTGCTTGAGTATGATTGCGGTATACCACGATATTGGTTCTGGGCCGGTACCATTCAGAGTATTTTCATGTTTGCAATGTTTGCTGATTTCTACATCAAGGCTTATGGAGTTAAGAAGGTCAATAAAAAAGAGTGA